In Alistipes sp. ZOR0009, the genomic stretch ATCTAATTTTTTAATTGTTACTCCTGTACGTTCATTAGTATCGTGTGGCAGCGAACGAATTCGCTGCTTTTTACTGTACGTAAATGGATATTGGGTCGCTGTAAATCAACTCTTCTTCCGTACCCTTGTAGGCGCAGCGTAAGGTGTACTGCTTGCCGGGAGTTAGTCCGCTTATCTTTTTCTTTCTAACGGTTGAGATGCTTAGCTGCCACTTGGAGATGTCTTCGGTTGCAGGCGCCTCGGTGTAGAAGAAGCAGTAAACGCGTACGCCTGCAAATGAGTCGACGCTGCAGGTTAGCTCGCCACTATTGTCGCCGCTTACCACCTTAAATCCGGTTGGTTTTGGGAGAACCCCTCTGGATATTGGTTCCTTGCTAAGCACAAAACCCGACGATTGTAAGACTTCTATATTACCGTTGGCCTGTAAGTTTACTTTTTGGCCAAGGTGGTGCATGTCATCCAGCACCAGCTCGCGGCATTCATTCTTTTTAAGGATGGCAATCGAGCTACCGTCTTTGGCATCTACGATGGCGTTATTTAGCGCCGTAATGTTCGCATTGAACTTGGTTAGCTCCTCCGGCTCTGTTTTTATGTAGGCATTATTGGTTAACCCTTTTTGCGCACATTGTGCTCTTGTTAGCAGCTCCGAGTCGCTAAGTTTAGCGTAGCTTGTGATGACTGTTGCGGTCATAATATTAAAAGCGTTAAATTAAATTGTTTTTGCGGTTTGTGTAAATTTATGGCAATTTGAAATAAAAAGCAACAAAATCTTAAATAAAATTATTTAACACTTGCTTTATGTTTGACTTTATTCTTCTCTTTATTACTCTATTTATATCGTTATAGGCGGTTTTATGCGCTTTTTGTTGCTTTGTTGCGTGTGCTTATATAGATATAGGTGTGGCTTACATTGTGCAATAATTTGAAAAATTTTTGGATAGTACGTGTGATTGCGAAATGGGTTAAATTTAACTTGGTGTTTAAAAGCGTGCTTTTGGACTATGTTTAAGCTATGTGCGATTTAATTTGGGGAATATTATACGAGTAGGGCTGCTTTTCTAGGTTGTATGCCTGAAAAATGAGCTTGTAGCGCTACCTTTCTATTTTTTAGGCTACCAAAAGTGAAAGGTTGTTTTTTGAAGGCTAATTTTGCGGAGCCGAGCGCAAATAGCAGGTCTCCGAAATCGTTTTGCAGGCCTCCGAAGCTAAATAGTAGGCCTCCGAAATTGTTTTGCAGACCTCCGAAATCATTTTGCAGGTCTCCGAAATGATTTTGCAGGCCTCCGAAACCAAAAGGCAGGTCTCCGAAATCGTTTTGCAGGTCTCCGAAACCAAAAGGGAGGCCTCCGAAATTGTTTTGCAGGCCTCCGAAACCAAAAAGTAGGCCTCCGAAATCGTTTTGGAGGTCTCCGAAATGATTTTTCCTACCTGCAAAAACAAAATGCAGATTATCAGCGGTTTGTCTTTTTAGGCGCATTTGAGGGTGCGCTAGAGGCTGTTGTAGGCCGGGTGATGAGCGGTTTAGCAGGCAGAAAAGATGGCGCTGTGTTAATCTTTTTTACTATTTTAGCAACGATATATAAACGCAGAAAATCAACTTACTACAACTATGTCTAACAGTAGCAGTCTGGAGCAAGCGCTCCGCCGCAGGGTGCTGGTGCTTGATGGCGCTATGGGTACGCAGATCCAGCGCTTTAAGCTTACCGAAGAGGACTACCGCGGCAGCCGATTTGCCAACATCTCCGCAAAGGTAAAAGGCAACAATGACCTGCTGGTTATCACCCAGCCGCAAATTATCGAGGGCATTCACGAGGAGTACCTTCGTGCCGGAGCCGATATCATCGAAACCAATACGTTTAACGCCAACGCCATCTCGATGGCCGACTACGAGATGCAGGACTTGGTGTACGAGATAAACGTGGAGGCGGCTCGCATTGCGCGCCGTGCCTGCGATAGGTTCTCGACGCCCGAGCGCCCGCGCTTTGTGGCTGGATCGATTGGGCCTACCAATAAAACGGCCTCCATGTCGCCCGATGTGAACAACCCCGCCTTCCGGGCCATCAGCTTCGATACGCTGGCGCGCGCCTACTACGAGCAGGTGAGCGGCCTAATGGACGGAGGTGCCGACATCCTTTTGGTTGAAACCATTTTTGATACGCTAAACGCCAAGGCCGCGCTGTTTGCCATAGAGCAGTACGGCGACGAGCATGGCATACATATACCCGTTATGGTATCGGGCACCATTACCGATGCCAGCGGACGCACCCTTTCGGGGCAAACGGCCGAGGCCTTTTTGGCGTCGGTGTCGCATGTAAACCTGCTTAGCGTGGGCTTTAACTGTGCGCTGGGCGCGCAGCAGCTCAAGCCTTACATTCAGGTGATAGCGGCAAAGGCGCCCTTCCATATTAGCGCGCATCCCAACGCTGGTTTGCCCAACCAGTTTGGCGAGTACGACCAGGGGCCCGATCAGATGGCCACCATCATCGAGGATTTTTTGAGGGATGGCCTGCTCAATATTATTGGGGGATGCTGCGGCACGTCGCCCGCCCACATTGCGGCCATTGCGCAGGTGGCCGAGCGCTACCAGCCTCGGGCTATCGAACCCAAGGAGCCGGTTACCACCTTTAGCGGCCTAGAGCCGGTTCGGGTAACCAAGGAGTCGAACTTTGTAAACATTGGCGAGCGTACCAACGTGGCGGGCTCCAAGATGTTTGCGCGCCTTATCCGCGAGGAGAAGTTCGAGCAGGCGCTTTCGGTGGCACAGGGGCAGGTAGAGGGTGGCGCACAGCTTATTGATGTGTGCATGGACGATGCGATGCTGGATGCCAAGGCGGCGATGGTTAACTTTCTTAACCTGATTGCCTCGGAGCCCGAAATTGCACGGCTACCTATCGTTATCGACTCGTCGAAGTGGGAGGTGCTGGAGGCCGGACTCAAATGCGTGCAGGGAAAGAGCGTGGTAAACTCCATCAGCCTAAAGGAGGGCGAGGAGGAGTTTCTTTACAAGGCTAAGCTGGTAAAGCGCTACGGTGCTGCCGCGGTGGTGATGCTTTTTGATGAGCGGGGCCAGGCCGATACCTACGAGCGTAAAATAGAGATTGCCGAGCGCTCGTATAAGCTGCTAACTCAGAAGGTGGGATTTCCGCCACAGGATATCATTTTTGACCCCAACATACTGGCCATTGCTACCGGCATAGAGGAGCACAACGGCTATGGGGTAAGCTACATAAAGGCGTGCGAGTGGATTAAGAAAAATTGTCCGCATGCCAAGATCAGCGGAGGGGTGAGCAACCTGTCGTTCAGCTTCCGCGGTAATGATACGGTTCGCGAGGCCATCCACTCGGTATTTCTGTACCACGCCATTAAGGCGGGGATGGATATGGGGATTGTGAACCCGGGCATGCTTCAGGTGTACGACGAGATTGAGCCCGACCTGCTAAAGCTGTGCGAGGACGCGGTGCTCAACCGCCGAAAGGATGCCACCGAGCGTCTGCTGGTGTACGCCGATAAGATAAAGTCGCAGGCTAAGGGCGAGCACGAGGAGGCGAAGAAGGATGCCTGGCGGGAGCAGCCCGTTGCCGAGAGGCTAAAGCACGCGCTAATTAAGGGCATCACCGAGCATATCGACGAGGATGTTGAGGAGGCGCGCCATAACTATCCTGCCGCGCTGCATGTCATTGAAGGGCCGCTTATGGATGGTATGAACGTGGTTGGCGACCTCTTTGGGGCAGGGAAGATGTTCCTGCCGCAGGTGGTGAAGAGCGCCCGCGTAATGAAGAAGGCTGTTGCCTACCTTACCCCTTATATTGAGGAGGAAAAGGCAAAGAATGGCGATTTAACATCGGCCGGAAAGGTGCTTATGGCTACCGTAAAGGGCGATGTACACGATATCGGTAAAAATATTGTTAGCGTGGTGCTGGCCTGTAACGGCTACGATATCATCGATCTAGGGGTGATGGTTCCTGCCGAAAAAATACTGGAGGAGGCCAAGGCTCACAACGTGGATGTTATCGGGCTAAGCGGACTTATCACCCCATCGTTGGATGAGATGGTAACCGTGGCCAAGGAGATGCGCCGCCAGGGCTTTAATGTGCCCGTAATACTGGGAGGCGCTACCACCAGCAAGATTCATACGGCGGTAAAGATTGCGCCCGAGTACGAAAATGGGATGGTGCACGTAAAGGACGCCTCGCGTGCGGTGGGCGTTGTGCGCAGCCTAATTTCGGAGGATAGGCAGCAGTATATCGATAGGATTAACGAGGAGTATACCTCCATGCGCGAGGAGCATAATCGCCGTAGGGGCGATAGCGAGTATGTGACGCTGGCCGAGGCGCGAAGTAACTGCATTAAGACAGATTGGGCGTCGCTACCAATAGATGCACCTAAGCAGCTCGGTACTTTTGTGCTGGAGGACTATCCGCTGGAGGAGCTGGCTCGCTATATCGATTGGACTTTCTTTTTCTTCTCGTGGGATATCAACGGGAAGTATCCAAAAATATTTAACGACCCCGTAAAGGGCGAAGAGGCTAAGAAGCTGCATGCCGATGCGCTGGTGCTGCTGCAGCGTATTGTAGACGAGAAGCTGTTTACGGCTAAAGGCGTTTATGCGCTGCTACCTGCCAACAGCGTAGACGAGGATGTGGCGGTTTACGGCACATCGGGCGAGGAGGTGGCGCGCTATCGCTTCCTTCGTAACCAGGAGCGACGCGGCGAGGATAAAAAGCCCAACTTCTCGTTGGCCGACTACATTGCGCCAAAGAGCAGCGGCCGAACCGACTATATCGGAACCTTTGCCGTTACGGTGCACGGCGCCGACGAGCTGGTAAAGGAGTTTGAGGCAATGCACGACGACTATAGCGCAATAATGGCCAAGGTGCTAGCCGATAGGCTTGCAGAAGCATTTGCCGAGCGCCTGCACGAGCGCGTACGCAAGGAGTTTTGGGGATACTCTCCCGTAGAAGAGCTGCCGTTGGAGGAGCTGCTGCACGAAGAGTATCGCGGCACACGTCCTGCTGCTGGCTACCCTTCGTGTCCCGAGCATAGTGAAAAGCGCGTAATATTCGATTTGCTGCAGGCCGAAAAGCATATCGGCGCCAAGCTTACCGAAAACTGCGCAATGTGGCCGGGAGCATCGGTAAGCGGTTGGTACTTTGCGCATCCCGAATCGACCTACTTTAACCTTGGCCGCATAACCAAGGAGCAGGTGGAGCTGTATGCTACCCGCAAGGGTATATCGCTTTCGGAGGCGGAGAGGCTGCTGAGACCGAATCTGGGGTATTAGAAAAATCAACACAGAGACACGGAGACGCAGAGGGCACAGGCTTTTTTTGTATTAGCTACAAAAATGGGCGTTACTCTGTAAAAATTGCTCACATCTGTGTTCTACTTATATTCAAACTCTGCGGACTCTGTGACTCTGAGTCTCTGTGTTAAAGAAAAAGAAGAAAGCAATGAAAGTAATTGACATCATAAATAGGGCGCAGTCGACATTGTTTACGTTTGAGCTGCTGCCACCGTTAAAGGGGGCTTCCTTTAGTGAGATAGAGGAAACCATTGAGCCGTTGGTGCATTACGCCCCTTCGTATATTAATGTAACCTACCATCGTCCCGAGGTGGTGCTTAAGGAGCAGCCTAGCGGGCTGCTGGAGCGCCGCATTATAAAGAAACGTCCCGGTACGGTTGGCGTTTCGGCGGGTATTAAGTATAAGTATGGAATAGACGTAGTGCCGCATCTGATTTGCGGTAGCTTTACGCGCGAGGAGACCGAGGATGCGCTAATAGACCTGAACTTTTTGGGAATTGACAACGTCCTAGCCCTACGCGGTGACGCCGAAAAGGGGGCAAAGTCGTTTCAGTCGGAGCCGGGCGGTAATAAGCTGGCTATCGATTTGGTGAAGCAGGTAAACGGTCTTAATCATGGGAAATATGTAGATCCCGAAACGCCCCATATTCATCAAACAGACTTCTGTATTGGCGTTGCAGGCTACCCCGAAAAGCATTCGGAAGCTCCAAACTTGGAAACCGATCTTTTAAATCTGAAGGCAAAGGTTGACGCTGGTGCCCACTACATTGTAACGCAGATGTTTTTTGACAACCAGAAGTTTTTTCAATTTGTAGAGCAGTGTCGGGCCATAGGTATTAACGTACCTATCATTCCAGGCATCAAACCAATATCTATGAAAAAGCATTTAACGATGCTGCCTCAGATATTTCATATCGATTTGCCGCAAGATTTGGTGGAGGCTGTAGGCCGCTGCAAAAATAACGAAGAGGTGCGTCAGGTTGGTGTCGAGTGGGGAATTGCTCAAAGTAAGGAGCTGAAGGAGGCGGGAGTTCCGGTGCTTCACTACTACACCATGGGTAAGCCCGACAATATCGAGAAAATAGTAAAGGAGGTTTTTTAACCTCCTTTTTTTTAGTTGAATATCACCGTAACCTTTTTCTGGGGATACTGTATTTGTGCAAACCGTTCGATTTGTTTCTTGGTTGCTGGCGGCAGCTTTTCTTTTGCCTTAATGAGTATGCAGATCTCTGAACTGGTGTTGCTACTTGTAGCGCTAATTGCTGCAACACCAACGCCAACTACCTGTGGCGAAATGGCGTTTAGCTGCTTGGCAAGGAGGGTATTCTGCTTGCCCTGATCTACCGCCTCCCTCTCCTTTGCGTGTAGCAACTGGCTTACTTTATTTAGCGAGTCGTTTAGCTGGGTAATCATTAAATCCTTCTTCTGCATCTCGGTGTTTAGGTTGCTTTGCTTGCTGCTAATGAGCTCGTCGATACCTTTAAACACGAGGGTGGTTTTGGGAATCTTGTACGTGCTCAGCTCCTTCCGAAGGTTCTTCTTTTGATTCTCGGATGGAGAGTTCATTAGGTATAGCTCTACCGTTCTGTTGTTGTAGGAGACTTTTTTCGAGAGTACGACAATGTTATTCTCCGTGAGCTCGTTTTTAATGAAAAGGTTTACCTGCTGCTCGTACACGTTGCGAAGAACGAGGGTGTAGGCTAAGTAAATGCTTGGTAAAATTGTGGCTATAAGAATAATGGCA encodes the following:
- the metH gene encoding methionine synthase, whose amino-acid sequence is MSNSSSLEQALRRRVLVLDGAMGTQIQRFKLTEEDYRGSRFANISAKVKGNNDLLVITQPQIIEGIHEEYLRAGADIIETNTFNANAISMADYEMQDLVYEINVEAARIARRACDRFSTPERPRFVAGSIGPTNKTASMSPDVNNPAFRAISFDTLARAYYEQVSGLMDGGADILLVETIFDTLNAKAALFAIEQYGDEHGIHIPVMVSGTITDASGRTLSGQTAEAFLASVSHVNLLSVGFNCALGAQQLKPYIQVIAAKAPFHISAHPNAGLPNQFGEYDQGPDQMATIIEDFLRDGLLNIIGGCCGTSPAHIAAIAQVAERYQPRAIEPKEPVTTFSGLEPVRVTKESNFVNIGERTNVAGSKMFARLIREEKFEQALSVAQGQVEGGAQLIDVCMDDAMLDAKAAMVNFLNLIASEPEIARLPIVIDSSKWEVLEAGLKCVQGKSVVNSISLKEGEEEFLYKAKLVKRYGAAAVVMLFDERGQADTYERKIEIAERSYKLLTQKVGFPPQDIIFDPNILAIATGIEEHNGYGVSYIKACEWIKKNCPHAKISGGVSNLSFSFRGNDTVREAIHSVFLYHAIKAGMDMGIVNPGMLQVYDEIEPDLLKLCEDAVLNRRKDATERLLVYADKIKSQAKGEHEEAKKDAWREQPVAERLKHALIKGITEHIDEDVEEARHNYPAALHVIEGPLMDGMNVVGDLFGAGKMFLPQVVKSARVMKKAVAYLTPYIEEEKAKNGDLTSAGKVLMATVKGDVHDIGKNIVSVVLACNGYDIIDLGVMVPAEKILEEAKAHNVDVIGLSGLITPSLDEMVTVAKEMRRQGFNVPVILGGATTSKIHTAVKIAPEYENGMVHVKDASRAVGVVRSLISEDRQQYIDRINEEYTSMREEHNRRRGDSEYVTLAEARSNCIKTDWASLPIDAPKQLGTFVLEDYPLEELARYIDWTFFFFSWDINGKYPKIFNDPVKGEEAKKLHADALVLLQRIVDEKLFTAKGVYALLPANSVDEDVAVYGTSGEEVARYRFLRNQERRGEDKKPNFSLADYIAPKSSGRTDYIGTFAVTVHGADELVKEFEAMHDDYSAIMAKVLADRLAEAFAERLHERVRKEFWGYSPVEELPLEELLHEEYRGTRPAAGYPSCPEHSEKRVIFDLLQAEKHIGAKLTENCAMWPGASVSGWYFAHPESTYFNLGRITKEQVELYATRKGISLSEAERLLRPNLGY
- the metF gene encoding methylenetetrahydrofolate reductase [NAD(P)H], whose protein sequence is MKVIDIINRAQSTLFTFELLPPLKGASFSEIEETIEPLVHYAPSYINVTYHRPEVVLKEQPSGLLERRIIKKRPGTVGVSAGIKYKYGIDVVPHLICGSFTREETEDALIDLNFLGIDNVLALRGDAEKGAKSFQSEPGGNKLAIDLVKQVNGLNHGKYVDPETPHIHQTDFCIGVAGYPEKHSEAPNLETDLLNLKAKVDAGAHYIVTQMFFDNQKFFQFVEQCRAIGINVPIIPGIKPISMKKHLTMLPQIFHIDLPQDLVEAVGRCKNNEEVRQVGVEWGIAQSKELKEAGVPVLHYYTMGKPDNIEKIVKEVF